From Hyla sarda isolate aHylSar1 chromosome 1 unlocalized genomic scaffold, aHylSar1.hap1 SUPER_1_unloc_24, whole genome shotgun sequence, a single genomic window includes:
- the LOC130298135 gene encoding oocyte zinc finger protein XlCOF7.1-like, with translation MERARNKMADRIINLTLQILLRLTGEDYTVVKKSSSGRCRAPVCEGWGGTLSSIPWPPPHSLIHEEMDEQKIRELINKMMELLTGEVPIRCQDVAVYFSMEEWEYVEGHKDQYKDQVMMEDQQPLTSPVRSSKRTAPERCPRPLLPQDDQGEDPNNINAPDTVVSGDEQYKEDIPTGKDLNNINATDMKEEEETDVSGDEQYNEDIPTGKDLNNVNATDIKEEEETDVSSDEQYMEDIPTGNRPDSCSRRSEENLISSDYKADDDITQDTYEEHSIIPDTPSALHSQDLSSHPYIQVLSSQSSQDVQQNKGHRRGVGHQRAHTGKKPYSCLECGKCFTDKSHLVQHKRTHTGEKPFSCSECEKCFNTKSNLIQHKITHTGEKPFSCSECGKCFALKSIIVQHQRTHTGEKPFLCSECGKCFTQQSNLVKHQRTHTGEKPFSCSECGKCFTQQSNLVKHQRTHTEEKPFSCLQCGKCFTRKLSLIGHQRTHTGEKPFSCSECGKCFILKSILAVHQRTHTGEKPFSCSECGKCYTGKSNLVQHQRTHTGEKPFSCAECGKCYTGKSNLVQHQRTHTGEKPF, from the exons atggagagagccaggaacaagatggccgacaggatcataaacctcaccctacagatactcctccggcttactggagag gattacacagtagtgaagaagtcctctagtgggcgctgtcgggcccctgtgtgtgaaggatggggaggaACCCTGAGCTCAATCCcatggcccccacctcactccctgatacatgaggaaatggatgaacagaagatccgagaactcatcaacaagatgatggagctgctgactggagag gttcctataaggtgtcaggacgtggcggtctatttctccatggaggagtgggagtatgtagaaggacacaaggatcagtacaaggatcaggtcatgatggaggatcagcagcccctcacatcaccag tcagatccagtaagagaacagcaccagagaggtgtccccgtcctcttcttccacaggatgatcag GGTGAAGatccgaacaatattaatgctccagacacagttgtgagcggtgatgagcagtataaggaggacattcctacagggaaagatctgaacaatattaatgctacagatatgaaggaagaagaagagacagatgtaagcggtgatgagcagtataatgaggacattcctacagggaaagatctgaacaatgttaatgctacagacataaaggaagaagaagagacagatgtgagcagtgatgagcagtatatggaggacattcctacaggtaaccgcccag attcttgtagcaggagatcagaggagaatcttatatcttcagattataaagcagatgatgatatcacacaagatacatatgaagaacattccattatcccagatacaccctcagcccttcacagccaagatctgtcatctcatccttatatacaggtcctgtcttctcagtcatcacaggatgttcagcaaaataaaggtcacagaaggggtgttggacatcaacgagctcatacaggaaagaaaccatattcatgcttagaatgtgggaaatgttttactgacaaatcacatcttgttcaacataaaagaactcacacaggggagaagccattttcatgttcagaatgtgagaaatgttttaataCAAAATCAAATCTTATTCAACataaaataactcacacaggagagaaaccattttcatgttcagaatgtggtaaatgttttgctCTGAAATCAAttattgttcaacatcaaagaactcacacaggagagaagccatttttatgttcagaatgtggtaaatgttttactcagcaatcaaatcttgttaaacatcaaagaactcacacaggagagaagccattttcatgttcagaatgtgggaaatgttttactcagcaatcaaatcttgttaaacatcaaagaactcacacagaagagaagccattttcatgtttacaatgtgggaaatgttttactcggaaattAAGTCTTAtcggacatcaaagaactcacacaggggagaagccattttcatgctcagaatgtgggaaatgttttatcctGAAATCAATTCTtgctgtacatcaaagaactcacacaggggagaagccattttcatgttccgaatgtgggaaatgttatactgggaaatcaaatcttgttcaacatcaaagaactcacacaggggagaagccattttcatgtgcagaatgtgggaaatgttatactgggaaatcaaatcttgttcaacatcaaagaactcacacaggggagaagccattttaa